A single Halobellus ruber DNA region contains:
- the ppsA gene encoding phosphoenolpyruvate synthase, translating into MAVAWLEDVRSTDVDGVGGKAASLGELTAAGLPVPSGFVVTAGTYREFIENAGIDEELFSAVDVDHEDTEALRDAHERAHELIMETPVPDDVREGILSAYRGLGDGERFVAVRSSATAEDLPDASFAGQQETFLNIRAEDLIERVKECWASLFSQRAIYYRNRQGFPHDEVDIAVVVQEMVPAEKSGVLFTSHPSTGDPRIIIEAAWGLGEAVVSGSVSPDNYVVDKETGEAETITVADKKVMMLKDEETGETVERPVPDGKRSKRVLSDDEIAELARLGRRVEEHYDAPQDVEWAVYDGEIYMLQSRPITTIGDDGIDVDVDAGEPEAAVNGGTAVESEADAAESGEVLLRGLGSSPGIASGEARIITKLDHLDQVGDGDIIVTEMTMPDMVPAMKRAAGIVTDEGGMTSHAAIISRELGVPAVVGTGSATRELEDGQPITIDGDKGTVREGIEAEEEQHEPVEDARPTTPVKPMTATEVKVNVSIPEAAERAAATGADGVGLLRTEHMVLSLGKTPTRYIAENGERAYVDELVDGIRTAADEFYPRPVRVRTLDAPTDEFRQLEGGDDEPREHNPMLGYRGIRRSLDNPDLFAHELEAFRRIFEMGYDNVEIMFPLVNDAQDVARARDLLREAGVDPEKREWGVMVETPASALEVESMAEEGVDFVSFGTNDLTQYTLAVDRNNERVAGRFDELHPAVLKLIGNVIETCRDHDVKTSICGQAASKPRMVQFLVEEGVSSISANIDAVRDVQHEVKRVEQRLILDSVR; encoded by the coding sequence ATGGCTGTAGCTTGGCTGGAGGACGTTCGGTCGACCGACGTCGACGGCGTCGGCGGCAAGGCCGCGTCGTTGGGCGAACTCACCGCGGCCGGGCTGCCCGTCCCCTCGGGGTTCGTCGTGACCGCCGGGACGTACCGGGAGTTCATCGAGAACGCGGGCATCGACGAGGAGCTGTTTTCGGCTGTCGACGTCGACCACGAGGACACCGAAGCGCTCCGTGACGCACACGAACGGGCCCACGAACTCATTATGGAGACCCCGGTCCCCGACGACGTCCGCGAGGGGATCCTCTCAGCCTACCGGGGCCTCGGCGACGGCGAGCGGTTCGTTGCGGTCCGCTCGTCGGCGACCGCCGAGGACCTCCCCGACGCCTCCTTCGCGGGCCAACAGGAGACGTTCCTGAACATCCGGGCCGAGGACCTGATCGAGCGCGTCAAGGAGTGTTGGGCGTCGCTGTTCTCCCAGCGGGCGATCTACTACCGCAACCGCCAGGGCTTCCCCCACGACGAGGTCGACATCGCGGTCGTCGTCCAGGAGATGGTCCCCGCCGAGAAGTCCGGCGTGCTGTTCACCTCCCACCCCTCGACCGGCGATCCCCGGATCATCATCGAGGCGGCGTGGGGGCTTGGCGAGGCGGTCGTCTCCGGCAGCGTCTCCCCCGACAACTACGTCGTCGACAAGGAGACCGGTGAGGCCGAGACCATCACCGTCGCCGACAAGAAGGTGATGATGCTGAAAGACGAGGAGACCGGCGAGACCGTCGAACGGCCGGTACCCGACGGGAAACGGAGCAAACGGGTGCTCTCCGACGACGAGATCGCGGAGCTCGCGAGGCTCGGCCGGCGGGTCGAGGAGCACTACGACGCCCCCCAGGACGTCGAGTGGGCGGTGTACGACGGCGAGATATACATGCTGCAGTCCCGCCCGATCACGACGATCGGCGACGACGGGATCGACGTCGACGTCGACGCCGGGGAGCCGGAGGCGGCCGTCAACGGCGGCACAGCGGTCGAGTCGGAGGCGGACGCCGCCGAGTCCGGGGAGGTCCTCCTCCGCGGGCTCGGGTCGAGCCCGGGGATCGCCTCGGGCGAGGCTCGGATCATCACCAAACTCGACCACCTGGACCAGGTCGGCGACGGCGACATCATCGTGACCGAGATGACGATGCCGGATATGGTGCCGGCGATGAAACGCGCGGCGGGGATCGTCACCGACGAGGGGGGGATGACCTCCCACGCCGCGATCATCTCCCGGGAACTCGGCGTCCCCGCGGTGGTCGGCACCGGGTCGGCGACGCGCGAACTCGAGGACGGCCAGCCGATCACCATCGACGGCGACAAGGGCACCGTCCGGGAGGGCATCGAAGCCGAGGAGGAGCAGCACGAACCCGTCGAGGACGCCCGGCCGACGACGCCGGTGAAGCCGATGACCGCCACCGAGGTGAAGGTCAACGTGTCGATCCCGGAGGCGGCCGAACGCGCCGCCGCAACCGGCGCCGACGGGGTCGGGCTCCTCCGGACCGAACATATGGTCCTCTCGCTGGGCAAGACCCCGACCCGGTACATCGCCGAGAACGGCGAGCGGGCGTACGTCGACGAACTCGTCGACGGCATCCGGACCGCCGCCGACGAGTTCTACCCCCGACCCGTCCGGGTCCGAACGCTCGACGCCCCGACCGACGAGTTCCGCCAACTGGAGGGCGGCGACGACGAACCGCGGGAACACAACCCGATGCTCGGCTACCGCGGCATCCGGCGGTCGCTGGACAACCCCGACCTGTTTGCCCACGAACTCGAGGCGTTCCGGCGGATCTTCGAGATGGGGTACGACAACGTCGAGATCATGTTCCCACTCGTCAACGACGCCCAGGACGTCGCCCGCGCCCGCGACCTCCTGCGGGAGGCCGGCGTCGACCCGGAGAAACGGGAGTGGGGCGTGATGGTGGAGACCCCCGCCTCGGCGCTGGAAGTGGAGTCGATGGCCGAGGAGGGCGTCGACTTCGTCTCCTTCGGCACCAACGACCTCACCCAGTACACCCTCGCGGTCGACCGGAACAACGAGCGGGTCGCCGGTCGCTTCGACGAACTCCACCCTGCGGTCCTGAAACTCATCGGGAACGTGATCGAGACCTGCCGCGACCACGACGTGAAAACGAGCATCTGCGGACAGGCCGCCTCGAAGCCGCGGATGGTCCAGTTCCTCGTCGAGGAGGGGGTCTCGTCGATCTCGGCGAACATCGACGCCGTCCGCGACGTCCAACACGAGGTCAAACGGGTCGAACAGCGGCTCATCCTGGATTCGGTGCGATAG
- a CDS encoding DnaJ domain-containing protein, producing the protein MHQEWLSVLPPWLVLGLVGGGLASIFVAGVFLLGGRLFPDEPTPSGHRVDGSARRRAEIRSYLRDISEPFAEDQEVHGRTVEFYLPGRDVALTFDAKAYFELERAGTYTVLCEYEMPGHALGRRLPFDVPEVDTGPELGGNDPVASAFDRLDLSRDATAEEVRNAYRDRVKRVHPDNGGSQAEFKQLQEAYATAREHAAD; encoded by the coding sequence GTGCATCAGGAGTGGTTGTCGGTGTTGCCGCCGTGGCTCGTGTTGGGGCTCGTCGGCGGCGGCCTCGCTTCCATATTCGTCGCCGGGGTGTTCCTGCTCGGCGGGCGGCTGTTCCCCGACGAGCCGACCCCGTCGGGCCACCGGGTCGACGGGTCGGCCCGCCGCCGCGCGGAGATCCGGTCGTACCTCAGGGACATCTCCGAGCCGTTCGCGGAGGACCAGGAGGTCCACGGCCGGACGGTGGAGTTCTACCTCCCGGGCCGCGACGTGGCGCTCACCTTCGACGCGAAGGCGTACTTCGAGCTCGAGCGTGCGGGAACGTACACGGTTCTGTGTGAGTACGAGATGCCGGGCCACGCGCTGGGTCGCCGGCTGCCGTTCGACGTTCCGGAGGTCGACACCGGCCCGGAGTTGGGCGGCAACGACCCGGTCGCCTCGGCGTTCGACCGGCTTGATCTCTCCCGGGACGCGACCGCCGAGGAGGTCCGGAACGCCTACCGCGACCGCGTGAAGCGGGTCCACCCGGACAACGGGGGCAGCCAGGCGGAGTTCAAACAGCTTCAAGAGGCGTACGCCACCGCGCGGGAACACGCCGCGGACTGA
- a CDS encoding D-2-hydroxyacid dehydrogenase: protein MSTPPDVVVLREGTEGLSMESYASTLRKRLPERTVALARTPKQERELIADARVATGIELEPELAEAAAKLELFACVYAGTDHLRVDELSSRGVAVTNASGVHAPGIAEQSIGSMLVFARRLHEGWRRKENAEWRHFQSFEFADSTVTVLGLGSIGRAIAQRLAGFEVETIGIRYTPSKGGPTDEVYGFGKRAIHRALSRSDYVVVACPLTERTRNLLGNAEFATLPPDAVVVNAARGGIVDTEALVAALRSNQLRGAALDVTDPEPLPADHPLWTLENCLITPHTGGHTPKHWDRLADIVAENVDLLDAGEELVNAVQTP from the coding sequence ATGAGCACACCACCGGACGTAGTCGTCCTCCGCGAGGGGACCGAAGGACTCTCGATGGAATCGTACGCATCGACGCTCCGCAAACGCCTCCCCGAGCGGACCGTCGCGCTCGCCCGGACGCCGAAGCAGGAGCGGGAACTGATCGCGGACGCCCGCGTCGCGACGGGGATCGAACTGGAACCGGAACTCGCCGAGGCGGCCGCGAAACTCGAACTGTTCGCTTGCGTGTATGCGGGGACCGACCACCTCCGGGTCGACGAGCTCTCCTCGCGGGGGGTCGCCGTCACCAACGCGTCGGGGGTCCACGCGCCCGGAATCGCCGAGCAGTCGATCGGGAGTATGCTCGTGTTCGCCCGGCGACTCCACGAAGGGTGGCGGCGGAAGGAAAACGCCGAGTGGCGCCACTTCCAGTCCTTCGAGTTCGCGGACAGTACCGTGACCGTGCTTGGACTGGGCTCGATCGGTCGGGCGATCGCACAGCGGCTGGCAGGCTTCGAGGTCGAGACGATCGGCATCCGGTACACGCCCTCGAAAGGGGGACCGACTGACGAGGTTTACGGGTTCGGGAAACGGGCCATCCACCGGGCCCTCTCGCGGAGCGACTACGTCGTCGTGGCGTGTCCCCTGACCGAGCGCACCCGGAACCTCCTCGGCAACGCGGAGTTTGCGACGCTGCCGCCCGACGCCGTCGTCGTCAACGCCGCCCGCGGTGGGATCGTCGACACGGAGGCGTTGGTAGCCGCGCTCAGATCGAACCAGCTCAGGGGAGCGGCCCTCGACGTGACCGACCCCGAGCCCCTGCCGGCGGACCATCCCCTCTGGACGCTGGAGAACTGCCTGATCACGCCGCACACCGGCGGACACACGCCGAAGCACTGGGACCGGCTGGCCGACATCGTCGCCGAGAACGTCGACCTGCTCGACGCGGGGGAGGAACTGGTCAACGCAGTGCAGACGCCGTAG
- a CDS encoding biosurfactant protein 1, which yields MTDRNADRDAFQPIGEGAPVPDPVLDQPTDGQPTRQREASHSGGYPDGTTDTDRACVSCGASIPASQGKCRFCLEHELDAASASDAASSEQTLRDVIQFLVESGTFYGAVAKGAAAATLLTLGHDEPIDDCTLIYDLDEEPAPQLTERWPTLPAATEVTAAAGDTLLTATRERTAWDERSDGSQTDIPRVYDERGQGIRDESSLEHALNDGDQLWTVPAVAVETVPHETESTSTGAEIPTVTALECQHCTRETEHRFRTRESLPDETWTGQPIWECQVCGTGRYGPAPE from the coding sequence ATGACTGACCGCAACGCAGACCGAGACGCGTTCCAACCTATCGGGGAAGGCGCTCCCGTTCCCGACCCAGTACTGGATCAGCCAACGGACGGCCAGCCAACCCGTCAACGCGAAGCCTCGCATTCAGGTGGGTATCCGGACGGGACAACCGACACAGATCGAGCCTGTGTCTCCTGTGGCGCATCGATCCCGGCGTCGCAAGGAAAATGCCGGTTCTGTCTCGAACACGAACTCGACGCCGCCTCAGCGTCGGATGCTGCGAGTTCCGAGCAGACACTCCGTGATGTGATCCAGTTCCTCGTCGAATCCGGGACGTTCTATGGTGCTGTCGCGAAAGGGGCAGCTGCAGCGACACTTCTCACGTTAGGTCACGACGAGCCCATTGACGACTGTACGCTCATCTACGATCTCGACGAGGAGCCCGCACCCCAGCTAACCGAGCGTTGGCCTACGCTCCCCGCTGCTACTGAGGTGACCGCAGCGGCTGGCGACACGTTGCTAACAGCGACCCGTGAGCGGACAGCGTGGGACGAGAGGAGCGATGGTTCTCAGACGGATATCCCACGCGTCTATGACGAGCGTGGCCAGGGAATTCGTGATGAGTCATCCCTCGAGCACGCGCTCAACGACGGCGACCAGCTGTGGACCGTCCCAGCAGTCGCTGTTGAAACAGTACCCCACGAAACGGAATCCACCAGTACCGGAGCTGAAATTCCGACCGTAACAGCCCTCGAGTGCCAGCACTGTACGAGAGAAACAGAACATCGGTTCAGGACACGCGAGTCGCTCCCTGACGAGACCTGGACGGGCCAACCAATCTGGGAGTGCCAGGTGTGTGGCACAGGTCGCTACGGGCCTGCTCCCGAATAG
- a CDS encoding RNA-guided endonuclease InsQ/TnpB family protein: MGDVIRTVKVKLDVPTERCDDLHQTKNQFLYCANNTAEWAWRYPDDYCITSKQKAENALYEQLRSETELTANLVQKGIRRAIEATKSGVARLKKGETTTQPHFDAWSVVYDKRSATFHRDHVSLSTVNGRIECDYVLPDDPEGTPIGEYLLNDEYEFRMSTLQYDRQTGSFYLHARMRRIKSDEQEQSTTDSSDAKHGTVLGVDLNVDGSLAVTSTGAFIGNADEMNHRRREFEKTRGEMQQTGTRSAHLSIQSINDREHRWMQDELHRISNRLLKEACNHGCTHIAFENLTDIRDRMAGAKRFHAWAFRRLYQYVEYKAEMSDINVEQVSPAYTSQRCSKCGFTHETNRRSKHQFVCRKCEYELNADYNASKNIARKLLKRLHSGQKSSSGGALCQCALKSGTLNLNGEFHASVSPTAEGESTDKPSTLVMGN; this comes from the coding sequence ATGGGGGACGTGATTCGTACCGTCAAAGTCAAACTCGATGTCCCCACAGAGCGGTGCGACGACCTCCATCAAACAAAAAATCAATTCCTCTACTGTGCGAACAACACCGCAGAGTGGGCGTGGAGATATCCGGACGATTACTGCATAACCTCCAAACAGAAGGCAGAAAACGCCCTCTATGAGCAACTCCGATCTGAAACAGAGTTGACTGCAAACCTCGTGCAGAAGGGGATTCGCCGCGCGATCGAAGCCACGAAAAGCGGTGTGGCCCGTCTCAAGAAAGGTGAGACCACCACTCAACCGCACTTCGATGCCTGGAGTGTTGTCTACGATAAGCGGAGTGCAACCTTCCACCGCGACCACGTGTCCCTATCCACGGTAAACGGTCGCATCGAGTGCGATTACGTGCTGCCCGACGATCCCGAGGGAACACCGATTGGCGAGTATCTATTGAACGACGAGTACGAGTTCCGGATGTCTACGCTCCAATACGACCGACAAACGGGGTCGTTCTACCTCCACGCCAGAATGCGCCGAATCAAAAGCGACGAGCAAGAGCAGTCTACGACTGATTCCTCCGATGCCAAGCACGGAACAGTCCTTGGCGTCGACTTGAACGTGGACGGCTCGCTGGCCGTGACGTCGACAGGCGCGTTCATCGGGAATGCCGACGAAATGAATCATCGACGCCGGGAGTTCGAGAAGACTCGCGGGGAGATGCAACAGACGGGGACGCGCTCGGCACACCTGTCGATCCAGTCGATAAACGACCGTGAACATCGCTGGATGCAGGACGAACTGCACCGGATCTCGAATCGGCTTCTCAAAGAAGCCTGCAACCACGGGTGTACGCACATCGCATTCGAGAACCTGACTGACATCCGCGACCGAATGGCGGGTGCGAAGCGCTTCCACGCGTGGGCATTCCGTCGCTTGTACCAATACGTCGAGTACAAGGCCGAGATGAGCGATATCAATGTCGAGCAGGTGAGTCCAGCGTACACCAGCCAACGGTGTTCCAAGTGCGGATTTACCCACGAGACCAACAGGCGGTCGAAGCATCAGTTCGTGTGTCGGAAGTGCGAGTACGAACTGAACGCGGATTACAACGCGAGTAAGAATATTGCTCGGAAACTCTTGAAAAGGCTCCACTCGGGGCAGAAGTCTTCGAGTGGAGGCGCACTCTGTCAGTGTGCGCTGAAGTCAGGGACGCTGAACCTGAACGGCGAATTCCACGCCTCCGTCAGTCCGACGGCAGAAGGGGAGTCCACTGACAAGCCCTCGACTTTAGTTATGGGTAACTGA
- a CDS encoding DUF7342 family protein has translation MTESSRDGVQSWTESMSARDRIRAVAESLREPRSVNWISEQADAAWSTTNEELQDLVDQGQLRRVEAGETTRYQPDYTRLLFEEIRSLIEENTREELRSELAAITEEIEEWQATYDVETWEELEQSLADGDLASAELRDRRDVIAFWRENEEDRRLIKHALELYSDVEAAREQMIDVADRATS, from the coding sequence ATGACCGAATCCTCGCGAGATGGGGTCCAATCGTGGACTGAGTCGATGAGCGCTCGCGACCGCATTCGGGCGGTCGCCGAGTCACTTCGCGAACCTCGCTCAGTTAATTGGATCAGCGAGCAGGCCGACGCCGCCTGGAGCACGACCAACGAGGAACTTCAGGATCTCGTCGACCAGGGCCAGCTACGTCGCGTCGAGGCCGGCGAGACCACGCGCTACCAGCCGGACTACACGCGCCTGCTCTTCGAGGAAATCCGTTCGCTCATCGAGGAGAACACGCGCGAGGAGCTGCGGAGTGAATTGGCCGCGATCACCGAAGAGATCGAGGAGTGGCAGGCGACCTACGACGTCGAGACGTGGGAGGAGCTCGAACAGTCGCTCGCTGACGGCGACCTCGCAAGTGCGGAGCTCCGGGACCGCCGCGACGTCATCGCGTTCTGGCGCGAGAACGAGGAGGATCGCCGCCTCATCAAGCACGCACTGGAACTCTACTCCGACGTCGAAGCCGCCCGCGAACAGATGATCGACGTTGCTGACCGCGCCACGAGCTAA
- a CDS encoding DUF6735 family protein — MGHRALVAYERTDGQYTLLNNRFKMEEPNHSSL, encoded by the coding sequence ATGGGTCACCGCGCACTCGTTGCGTACGAACGGACAGACGGACAGTACACGCTCCTCAACAATCGATTTAAAATGGAAGAGCCGAACCATTCATCGTTGTAA
- a CDS encoding transposase, which produces MSSKDLEGIRERISNASKFQQWAFRELKRQTVYKARAEGIAVETVNPAYTSQRCSHTGCGFTDDTNRDGDTFVCQRCGKELHSDYNAARNIAHKLIQDRRRSGSGGATHHLALKSGTLNGNGDYSPSTV; this is translated from the coding sequence TTGTCTTCGAAGGACTTAGAAGGAATACGTGAGCGGATCTCAAACGCTAGTAAGTTCCAACAGTGGGCGTTTCGTGAGCTGAAGCGACAGACCGTCTACAAGGCTCGAGCAGAAGGCATCGCGGTTGAAACAGTGAATCCCGCCTACACCAGTCAGCGGTGTAGTCACACCGGATGCGGATTTACCGACGATACGAACCGTGACGGCGACACATTCGTGTGTCAAAGGTGCGGTAAAGAGCTTCACAGCGACTACAATGCGGCGCGAAACATCGCACACAAACTCATCCAGGACCGGCGCAGGTCTGGTTCTGGAGGGGCAACCCACCACCTTGCCCTGAAGTCAGGAACGCTGAACGGGAACGGCGACTACTCGCCTTCCACAGTTTAG
- a CDS encoding CopG family ribbon-helix-helix protein, translating into MRTSFNIPDEVVAEFDRVWQDEGLENRSRAVREAMLEYIEAHSRLEDTSGEIVTLVGFDYRHHDVIQELHAVQHDYQDVILNTSHTHQGEWCLESLFCRGSAERVRDLTYRLRDFDGVRRVKVMVIRDEEEA; encoded by the coding sequence ATGCGAACGAGTTTCAACATCCCAGACGAGGTGGTCGCAGAGTTCGATCGCGTCTGGCAAGACGAGGGCCTCGAGAATCGTTCCCGGGCCGTTCGGGAGGCGATGCTCGAATATATCGAAGCCCACTCTCGGCTCGAGGATACGTCCGGCGAGATTGTCACGCTCGTCGGATTCGATTATCGACACCACGACGTTATCCAGGAACTCCACGCCGTCCAACACGACTACCAGGACGTGATTCTCAACACGAGTCACACGCACCAAGGGGAGTGGTGTCTTGAGTCGCTCTTCTGCCGCGGGTCAGCTGAGCGGGTTCGTGACCTCACCTACCGCCTCCGGGATTTCGACGGCGTTCGGCGTGTGAAGGTGATGGTCATTCGAGATGAGGAGGAGGCGTAG
- a CDS encoding RNA-guided endonuclease TnpB family protein, producing the protein MADDYLRRTAITRPILTTEQQDLLDATIDEWQDACNISSRIGWRTGETRKTYLQDLAYDEVLEETRLGSQHAILATHQAAAALSGVEEIKELDEKYKTSCPEFTATTVKYDTRTMTLFDDDTVSLSTVDDRIRCDLALPDDEDGYQHQYLNDEDWEPTESTLSRRDGDYYLHLGFRKPQPEKQVEQRDDDEDRTVLGVDLGIVNIATTSTAYFASGRELRHRHREFDQIRSSLQQTGTQSAHRTIQQMSGRESRYVRDVLHCVANDIIEEALEHDCEYIALENLKHIRERAPPVKEFHQLAHRQLVDLVEYKAEEEGICVEYVDPESTSRRCPEYGHMSEGNRVTQAEFECERCGATANADYVGAKNVGWRYVRRGLQSSRRTGDSQLALKSGTVTPSRGFAPSD; encoded by the coding sequence GTGGCGGACGACTACCTGCGACGCACTGCAATTACCCGCCCCATCCTCACCACCGAGCAACAAGATCTGCTTGACGCCACCATCGACGAGTGGCAAGACGCCTGCAACATCAGTAGTCGGATCGGATGGCGAACGGGTGAAACGCGGAAGACGTACCTCCAAGACCTCGCCTACGACGAGGTGCTGGAGGAGACGCGTCTCGGGAGTCAACACGCAATCCTCGCTACCCACCAAGCCGCAGCCGCACTCTCCGGCGTCGAAGAAATCAAAGAACTAGACGAGAAGTACAAAACCTCCTGTCCGGAGTTCACCGCCACCACGGTGAAATACGACACTCGGACGATGACGCTGTTCGACGACGACACGGTCTCACTTTCCACGGTCGACGACCGTATTCGGTGCGACCTTGCACTGCCGGACGACGAAGACGGCTACCAACACCAGTACCTCAACGATGAGGACTGGGAGCCCACCGAATCCACGCTTTCTCGACGTGATGGCGACTACTACCTGCATCTCGGGTTCCGCAAACCCCAGCCCGAGAAACAGGTCGAACAACGGGATGACGACGAGGACAGGACAGTTCTCGGCGTCGACCTCGGTATCGTCAATATTGCCACCACCTCAACGGCGTACTTCGCGTCCGGCAGAGAACTCAGACATCGACACCGGGAGTTCGACCAGATTCGCAGCAGTCTCCAGCAGACCGGGACGCAGTCCGCACACCGCACCATCCAACAGATGAGCGGTAGGGAATCTCGATACGTTCGAGATGTCCTCCACTGCGTGGCCAACGACATCATCGAGGAAGCACTGGAGCACGACTGCGAGTACATCGCGCTCGAGAACCTGAAACACATCAGGGAACGTGCACCCCCGGTGAAGGAGTTCCACCAGTTGGCGCACCGCCAGCTCGTTGACCTCGTGGAGTACAAGGCGGAAGAGGAGGGTATTTGTGTGGAGTACGTCGATCCGGAGAGCACGAGTCGGCGGTGCCCAGAGTATGGACATATGAGCGAGGGCAACCGCGTTACACAGGCAGAGTTTGAGTGCGAGAGGTGTGGGGCGACAGCGAACGCGGACTACGTGGGTGCAAAGAATGTTGGGTGGCGGTACGTCCGTCGCGGCCTACAGTCGTCGCGGCGGACGGGCGACAGTCAACTCGCCCTGAAGTCAGGAACCGTGACGCCGAGCCGAGGCTTTGCCCCGTCCGACTAA
- a CDS encoding RNA-guided endonuclease InsQ/TnpB family protein: MKRTNTFEVRPRSESDEALLQGVIDATASFWNELTYACRQRFFDDESIWETDEFRGQYKGQLGAVGVQTVTRKNNAAWNSFFALLERGEDASPPGYWENTDDGRDLRVFVRNDSYEIQWGEYSRVEVPVGQDLKDKYNMGYFERLRLEVRGDPKWSGEQGELEIQYDEVEDTYRAYQPVTIDESELDSPLASEEAALDLGVNNLVACTTTTGEQYLYDGEELFEQFRATTEEIGRLKSKLPPEQDTSRQIRRLYRKRSRRRSHAQKALARDLVERLHDEGIATVYIGDLTGVMEPQPSPEINEKLNHFWAVTQFIDQLRSVCGEYGIQVQEKSETWTSQACPDCGEQAETVRHRETLACSCGLDGHADLTAAETLLRWNTDQQVRPMARPVRFQWDNYEWR; the protein is encoded by the coding sequence ATGAAGCGGACCAATACCTTCGAAGTGCGGCCCCGCTCGGAGTCGGATGAGGCCCTCTTACAGGGGGTCATAGACGCGACAGCGAGCTTCTGGAACGAGCTGACCTATGCCTGCCGGCAGCGGTTCTTCGACGACGAGAGCATCTGGGAGACGGATGAGTTTCGCGGCCAGTACAAAGGCCAACTCGGCGCGGTCGGCGTCCAGACGGTGACACGGAAGAACAACGCCGCCTGGAACTCGTTTTTCGCGCTGTTGGAACGCGGTGAGGACGCGTCCCCACCAGGTTACTGGGAGAATACAGACGACGGGCGCGATCTCCGGGTGTTCGTCCGAAACGACTCGTATGAGATCCAGTGGGGCGAATACTCCCGGGTTGAGGTTCCCGTCGGCCAGGACCTCAAAGACAAGTACAATATGGGGTACTTCGAACGGCTTCGGTTGGAAGTTCGTGGCGATCCGAAGTGGTCCGGCGAACAGGGTGAGCTGGAGATCCAGTACGATGAGGTCGAAGACACTTATCGGGCATATCAACCAGTGACGATCGATGAATCGGAACTGGATTCACCACTGGCTTCGGAGGAAGCCGCCCTCGATCTCGGTGTCAACAACCTCGTCGCGTGTACGACCACGACAGGGGAGCAGTACCTCTACGACGGTGAGGAGCTGTTCGAACAGTTCCGAGCGACGACCGAAGAGATCGGTCGCCTCAAGTCAAAACTGCCGCCAGAGCAGGACACAAGCCGGCAAATCCGCCGGCTCTACCGCAAACGCTCCCGCCGGCGGAGCCACGCCCAGAAGGCCCTCGCCCGCGACCTCGTCGAACGGTTACACGACGAGGGGATCGCAACGGTGTATATCGGCGATCTCACCGGCGTCATGGAACCCCAACCATCCCCCGAAATCAACGAGAAGCTGAACCACTTCTGGGCTGTCACGCAGTTCATCGACCAGTTGCGGTCCGTCTGCGGGGAATATGGGATCCAAGTACAAGAGAAGAGCGAGACATGGACGAGTCAGGCGTGTCCGGATTGCGGGGAGCAAGCCGAAACGGTTCGACATCGGGAGACGCTGGCCTGTTCCTGCGGATTGGATGGGCACGCTGATCTCACCGCCGCAGAGACGCTCCTCCGGTGGAACACCGACCAGCAAGTCAGGCCGATGGCGCGGCCCGTGCGGTTCCAGTGGGACAATTATGAGTGGCGTTAG